The genomic interval AATTATAAATAATACGAGATTAAATGACTTGTTCAAGTTAATATGCATGAAATAAATGTGTGTACAATGCTTGGTTATAAATCTTGTATTCCTTTCTTTAACTTCTGTGATCATATTCCAGAGACATCTAATTTAATccgattgtttatatttatttaaataaatgatatatttgaaAATGAATCATTTTATTACTACagaaagtatttatttatatgcaaAGAGCCAACTAAATGTTTGAAAACGTTGAAAGTCAGATAATTGTGTAACTTGAAGTGTTTCTGGAATATAGATTTGGCatcattaaaatgaatttatacCCAATTCAAAAGCAGCTGCTGTAATGGGACAtgtaaaaagatttttattttttttaagtgtgtcAGTAAATGCCTTAAAGTGCTTATTTTAACCACGGCATTGCAGAAATGATAATGCAGCTGTATTTTCAGTACAAGTCTACACCATAAGGGCATTTTGCTCCCCAATTTATACTGAAGTgttctttgattttatttttatgacaCAATTGGAAAACTTATTTTTACAATCtataaacaagtccctttaagcaTGCCCTACAAGTTTGTATTAACACCCAAATAATACTTTAACAAATACGGTAATACTAGTATATGGACTTTCCTTCAGTATCTTACTATTTAGAAAGCCAACACAAAGTCTTTGAGGCaacatactattttattttactGTAATAAATCAAGTACGTGTTAGTCAGTGATAAACAAATTATGCAAACAGGCATTTCAAGCAAAACATATGTAcatatatgttaacagtttttcaAGTAACTATATCAAGGTCATTCCTGTTAACATGAGATTAAACAGTGTTTGTTAGCCAGTCATTGTGTGAGCACATTTCACATtacaatttcatttattgtttgtttattaatccTGCACAAGTGGAGGTTGTAGATTGGTCAAGTATGTGCATATCTTGAACAGTTTAGAGACACGAGGGGCCATTGAGATAGGAATGTTTCCTTGAAGTATCCGGAAATTCTTAATCCTTTCCATTTGTCGCTCAACGTGTATCCTGCACGTATCAATGTCTTTAGTGAGAAGCATGTCTTTCTTGGAGAATTGCTTATTGGCTCTTTTGAACGGTGGTATTATTAGTTTGACTGCTTTTGGTGTTGTCAAGTCACTTATTGTAAAACCTTTATCCACCATAATAGCATCACCTGCGGTTAACAGCTATAGTAAGCCACATTCCTTCGTAATCTGCTTATCACTTATGCTTCCACACCATAAATCAGATACAAAAGTCACAACACCATTCGGGCTAATGCCTACTAGCGCCTTGTAAGTCATGTGTGATTTATAGTCACTGTACATTAGGGACTTAAGTTGCAAAGAGCTAGGGACTTCAGTGTAAATCTCAGTACAGTCAACAATGATACGGGTATCTGGAAATTTGTCTTTGAACAATTTTGGCATGTTGGACTTTATGACTTCTATACTTGGCCATTGCACTAGGACAGCAAGTTGCACGCTTAAATAGTCAATCCACCGGTTAACAATGTCACTACACTGTGATTTTGACAAACAGAATCGAAAGGCTAAATCTTCAATCAGAAGTCCTAAGCGCAGTCTCATCAATACCATGAAGAACTCGTTTATCACTGACAAGCTGCGCGGTCGACCTCCTTGATTCGTAGTGTAGCTTACTTTCCTTCGTGAGGTCTGTTCTTCTGCGTTGTCCTTTATTTCGTCAAAGACAGCTTGAAAATGTTCATTACTGGGTATACCTGTATAGAAGCACAACTGTTCATCTTTGTCTTTAACATCATAGTACGTTAGCAACGGCAAGGAACACTGAATGCCAACTTcacatgtgtgtgtttttgtctgtGTTGAACTggttgtgtatttttttataggATCAGTCTCTGTTTGTGTACTTCCGTACCTCATATCTGGTTCTGCCTGAACATACGTGGCCctgaaaaaaattatttactATAATTATAAGTTATAAATCATTTGTCAAGTAAgtctataaaatatatttagcgCTGCAGGAGCTCATAACTGATGATAAGCCATTGAAAACTAATGTTTAAAATTTAAGTTGATAACCTGtgttaatttttaaatgtattgagtTGTGTTCTTAACAAAGTATTTATGCTTAAtcagcaatttatttatttttaattataaatgtaacctatagaaaaatataatgatatttattttttaattatactaCACGTATGTACATATGCGCCTGTGGCCAGTTTAAATATTACCTTGTTCCAGTTTTTTTAGGCGCCAACACAGGTAATGCACAGTAATCGTGTAGGTAGGCTGAAACCTCCATGATGGTCTCTATATCTGGTACGTTGAAATGCGGTCCGGGTTGGTAGTTCTCATCATCGTCAGACTCAATTGTGAGGAAAGCATCGTTGAGGCTAATATCATCACTGACATCACTGTTGTTGTTACAGTCAGTGCTCTCAAGAGACTGTAAAAATAACAATCAGCAAAATAAAGCCTCAAGTATATCtctattaaatataataaatgtacatgcaCTGCTGGTGTCCAGTTAATCGTAATGCAGAGAAAATGTGTGTAGTGAAAAtgaaaaacgtttatttacatatttgaaaATGGAGAGAATCGGTAAAAAAGTCCCTTTAAGATAAATTGTACTTTGAAGAAATGTCCAACGATTCATTGTTGAGTAACTTACTGTTGTTGGGAATGTCTTTGTGTCTCCGCTTTCTGTTGGAAACATCGATGGCAACGGATTATTTTCAGTTGGCCCTCTTAATCCAACAAAGTGCTCGCTGCACAGAAACTTGTTGGCATTCCACTTAAATGTTCTCATCACGGTCTTACATCGCTGAATCCACActcgttttaaacatttatcctGTGGAAATCGATGCATAGACACTTTTCTGTCATCAATTATCATGCCTCTATAAATTCCTTTACAAATACAACAATATTTTCGAGTCTTTCTCGCTTTCTTTTTCACTGCGTCATCCATTGTTTTCGTTTATCGATCTTTATCTGTGAACACCCCGGAAGTGAAATGCAGTCGTCTGCGCATTTCCAATTTGAAGAGTATTCAAGGGAAAGTAACTCAGTTTACGTATCGGACAATAGTGTTAGTAAATATAAAGAATAACCTGCTTTTCTGTTTATcgtacctctacgtccccgattttaacgaaataatgacaaaattgctaaaaagctgcagtttaagTGGGAATGAAGATGaattttgtcgtttgacgtgttaataatgacgtcatgagcacgcacacacttaatatttgcaaaaaatgtgtttatttactgTTTGTGTTGCACTTTATCTTTAACATATAtgacatcttggtatcaaattgtttgttttgttgaaactgATTCCATtgtactaaaaatgattactttatagctgcttctgagtaatatgaccattctccacacatgactgatataagaacttcctgttgaccatgatataaatagagaatatatggttggtgactttttatatcacatgatatcaaaagtcaccaaccatatattctatttattatgccacatttaagtaaataagaaaatattaacaaaacaaacaacaacaaacaaccgcttaatttcattgatgtactgtagtaaaatatgcaaattagtagcaccCTGATTACATCCACTAGCatttatgcatatttacacataaataatAGTTCACAAGTaagcaacaaaaaataaaatttaaatgcttgtaatttaactaaataaaacaagatgtatttgtgaaaaacaatgtccccctatatgatgtttgaccttgtaggatgaccttgaccttgacccttcaccactcaaaatgtgcagctccatgagatacacatgcatttcaaatataaaattgttagcttcaatattgcagaagtgacattacatgagcaattttgacccatatatttgaccttgaaatatgaacttgacctttcaccaatcaaaatgtgcagctccatgagatacacatgcatgccaaatatcaagttgctatcttcaatattgcaaaagtactcctaaaatgagcgattttggccacatatatttgacatctgaccttgaaggatgaccttgacctttcaccactcaaattgtgcagctccataagatacacatgcatcccaaatatcaagttgttatcttgaatattgaaatactgcaaaagtgaacattaaatgagcgattttgacccatatatttgacctttgaccttgaaggatgaccttgacctttcaccactcaaaatgggcagctccatgagatacatatgcatgccaaatatcaagttcctatcttcaatatttcaaaagttattgcaaatgttaaagttggcgcaaaccaaccaaccaaccgaccaaccaacagaccaaccaacagaccaacagacagggcaaaaacaatatgtcccccactactatagtgggggacataaaaattgaagcgagaaattgatacttaaaattacaatttctgcactaaaaacgaataacaaatatattgtttataattacaCATTCAacgtgtacatgtacttccaagtacACACCAatcgctattttcaaagcgaatgtgtagagtgaaaatcTCAAACAATAACGACAATAACTAAATGGAACTGGATTTTAACGCACTGCGCTaattggaagtgataagagtgatttatttgtcaacttgtccatctccgtagtatacgtttagtattgagatgttaacggtttcgcTGCGAAggcaaagtgggtggggaacgcaactgcttgtggattttgaactttctaaggaagctgcttttgtgcaatattcagcgattttgcaagctgtgtgtttggaGTTGGAGATACATATTGCTGAGATTAATGATGTGTACATTATTGTGACCAATGATATGCAtgatatcagtgggagagcatcctgAATCCCACATAGTCTGTGCAGCcatatgtttcctggtcgagtggttggtaagtttcatcgttatacatacacattacacatgtttcattatttttgcaatttttgacaGCCATTTTTATTCTGAttaaccaacggtcagtgccagtagtcctactgtcattggtctgtgtgcttgttgaaaa from Dreissena polymorpha isolate Duluth1 chromosome 1, UMN_Dpol_1.0, whole genome shotgun sequence carries:
- the LOC127876461 gene encoding uncharacterized protein LOC127876461 is translated as MDDAVKKKARKTRKYCCICKGIYRGMIIDDRKVSMHRFPQDKCLKRVWIQRCKTVMRTFKWNANKFLCSEHFVGLRGPTENNPLPSMFPTESGDTKTFPTTSLESTDCNNNSDVSDDISLNDAFLTIESDDDENYQPGPHFNVPDIETIMEVSAYLHDYCALPVLAPKKTGTR